The proteins below are encoded in one region of Chloroflexota bacterium:
- a CDS encoding AEC family transporter, translating to MLNSLPTLFLNNLVPILLVAGIGYLLGRWLNVDPRSVSRVVFYALSPFLIFDLLANSELSSSDFLRIGSFAVFQILTLGIAAWIIGRLLKLERKLFAATLLTVILINGGNYGLSLNLFAFGEAALAHASIYFVVSAIAMYTAGVAIASMGTMDWKRSLLELLKTPTIYGVIVGMTFNSQNWELPLFLNRTVSLLSDATIPSMLLVLGLQLQNNTHTWNFKALALSASLRLLAGPALAIATAGLFGLQGVARQAGILEASMPPAVMCTILATEYDVEPAFVTTVVFVSTLVSPLTLTPLLAYLGA from the coding sequence ATGCTAAATTCACTCCCCACCTTATTTCTTAACAACCTAGTGCCCATCTTGCTGGTAGCCGGGATCGGCTACCTATTAGGGCGCTGGCTGAATGTGGATCCGCGTTCTGTTTCCAGAGTCGTTTTTTATGCCCTCAGCCCTTTTTTAATTTTTGATCTCCTCGCCAACAGCGAACTCAGCAGCAGCGATTTCCTCCGCATTGGCAGTTTCGCTGTCTTCCAAATTCTGACCTTAGGCATCGCCGCCTGGATCATCGGACGTCTGCTCAAGCTCGAAAGAAAACTCTTCGCTGCCACTCTGCTGACTGTAATCCTGATCAATGGCGGCAACTACGGATTATCGCTCAATTTATTCGCGTTTGGCGAAGCCGCCCTGGCTCACGCCAGCATCTATTTCGTGGTCAGCGCAATTGCCATGTATACCGCAGGCGTGGCCATCGCCTCGATGGGCACAATGGATTGGAAACGCTCGCTGCTGGAATTGCTCAAAACGCCGACGATTTACGGCGTAATCGTTGGCATGACCTTCAATAGCCAGAATTGGGAACTGCCCCTGTTTCTCAACCGCACCGTATCGCTGCTCTCCGACGCCACCATCCCCAGCATGTTGCTGGTCTTGGGCTTGCAACTTCAGAATAATACTCATACGTGGAATTTCAAAGCATTAGCGCTTTCGGCCAGTTTACGGCTATTGGCTGGCCCAGCGCTGGCTATCGCAACCGCCGGATTATTTGGCTTGCAGGGCGTCGCGCGTCAGGCGGGCATTCTCGAGGCCTCCATGCCCCCGGCAGTGATGTGTACCATCCTCGCCACGGAGTACGATGTTGAACCCGCGTTCGTGACCACAGTGGTATTTGTAAGTACGCTAGTCAGTCCACTGACGCTGACGCCATTATTAGCTTATCTGGGAGCCTGA
- a CDS encoding HEAT repeat domain-containing protein, producing MNPLASPAEISFSAILDALLDPETEITQQHLFRLSDLEGEDKRKFDKCWPQVALARRLALLEEMERLAEDNYLLSYEIPCRLSLADADPQVRFLAVRGLLPYDPVDLLKQLTTMLRDDPDENVRAVCAANLGRFIYLGELDEISADKKKHTVDCLLNTARHEASEQVRQRALESLGFTSSSEINRLIEDAYQTGQADWLTSALFAMGRSYDARWIPSVITMLDHQMPAVRFEATRAAGELEIKDAAERLTELLEDTSYDIRMAAAWSLSKIGGEGIKEILEELLKHAADDAESDFLQEALDNLLFNEDMELFDLMEFSGEEMYSDE from the coding sequence ATGAATCCACTTGCTTCCCCTGCTGAAATCTCTTTCTCTGCAATCTTGGATGCGCTGCTGGACCCCGAGACTGAAATTACCCAACAGCACCTCTTTCGGTTGTCAGACCTGGAAGGAGAAGATAAACGCAAATTCGACAAATGCTGGCCCCAGGTTGCGTTGGCGCGGCGGCTGGCTTTGCTCGAAGAAATGGAGCGCCTGGCCGAAGATAATTACCTGCTCTCATACGAAATTCCCTGCCGCTTATCGCTCGCCGATGCAGACCCCCAAGTGCGCTTTTTAGCTGTGCGCGGCCTGTTGCCCTATGATCCCGTTGATCTGCTGAAACAGCTCACTACCATGTTGCGTGACGATCCAGACGAAAATGTGCGCGCAGTTTGCGCGGCTAATCTGGGGCGTTTTATCTACCTGGGCGAACTGGATGAGATTTCTGCCGACAAGAAAAAGCACACGGTTGACTGCTTGTTGAATACAGCCCGCCACGAAGCATCTGAACAGGTACGCCAGCGCGCCCTTGAATCGCTGGGGTTTACCAGCAGCAGCGAAATCAACCGTCTTATCGAAGATGCTTACCAAACCGGGCAAGCCGATTGGCTCACCAGCGCGCTTTTTGCGATGGGACGCTCTTACGACGCGCGCTGGATTCCCAGCGTAATCACCATGCTCGATCACCAGATGCCCGCCGTGCGCTTTGAGGCCACACGCGCCGCAGGAGAGTTAGAAATTAAAGACGCCGCCGAACGGCTGACTGAGTTGCTTGAAGATACCAGCTACGACATCCGCATGGCCGCAGCCTGGTCATTATCGAAAATTGGCGGGGAGGGTATCAAAGAAATTCTGGAAGAATTACTCAAACATGCCGCGGATGACGCAGAGAGCGATTTCCTTCAGGAAGCGCTCGACAATCTGCTTTTCAACGAAGATATGGAACTCTTTGACCTGATGGAGTTTAGCGGCGAAGAGATGTATTCCGATGAATAG